The following coding sequences are from one Chloroflexota bacterium window:
- the ppc gene encoding phosphoenolpyruvate carboxylase has translation MEEARKDRSAARDLPADDLRADVRYLGSLLGAVLLEQGGEALLAAVERARTRAIELRDNLDVDLSALLSLTADLDPDLAPSVVRAFASYFHVINTLEQEHRLRSLRQRQLAAPDEPLRESIAEAVAAVPADMPVQDVQAFLAQLCVTPTFTAHPTESRRRTVLDLLARLGEVVRLGDGRTLTREEQSSREAKILEAITLLWQTEEVRPRRPTVLDEVQTVLSIVGPSIFRATPVIHRELRRAFGERYPHVQLRAGRVVEVHSWVGGDRDGNPNVTPEVTRQTIGRHRSVALTGYLRRVEQIGHELSVASTRALISHDLANSLRADADVMPELAAELERRAQIEPYRQKLGFIEERLRRTQATAWDLPVPPPGAYANVDELIADVELIRESLRRAHAGRLADGALADLLTCARTFGFHFAALEIRQHSDRHEQALTEMLAACGLADAYGSLPEAEKVRLLSRLLEEARPLPVSIAKLSAASRETVAVLGVVREIQERLGRDACPTYIVSMTHEPSDLLEVLVLAQQVGIYPPGANEAGLAVRVVPLFETVHELARADEIMQSLLTSPPFRRNLAAWNDEQEIMLGYSDSNKDGGSVASSWQLYAAQQALAALSARHAVRFVIFQGRGGAIGRGGGPMQRAILSQPLGAAGGRFKVTEQGEVVYARYANQHIARRHLEQMVGAVIRASLDPAARAGQAPADPTWATLMDGIAERGRQVYRALVYESPHLLPFFREATPIDVLSQLTVGSRPVSRGSRGNIDDLRAIPWVFSWTQNRSNLPGWYGLGTALAEVAAEPGGSELLAELYRRWPYFRSLIDNTQISLGVASPPVTRLYAQLVADPKARNSVLAAIEREFDLTLRYVLLASAQDRLLERAPVLRRSIALRNPYVDPIHCVQVEQLRQWRADGSRTDDPRLRTLLQTVNGIAAGLQNTG, from the coding sequence GTGGAAGAGGCGCGCAAGGACCGATCCGCGGCCCGCGACCTGCCGGCTGACGATCTTCGGGCCGACGTTCGGTATCTCGGGTCGCTGCTTGGCGCCGTCCTGCTCGAGCAGGGCGGCGAGGCGCTGCTGGCCGCTGTCGAGCGGGCGCGGACGCGGGCCATCGAGCTGCGGGACAACCTGGACGTCGATCTCTCGGCGCTGCTGTCGCTGACCGCCGACCTCGATCCCGACCTCGCACCGTCCGTGGTGCGGGCCTTCGCCAGCTACTTTCACGTCATCAACACGCTGGAACAGGAGCACCGGCTTCGCTCGCTGCGCCAACGCCAGTTGGCCGCGCCCGACGAGCCGCTGCGCGAGTCCATCGCCGAGGCCGTCGCCGCTGTCCCAGCCGACATGCCCGTTCAGGACGTGCAAGCGTTCCTGGCGCAGTTGTGTGTCACGCCGACCTTCACCGCGCACCCGACCGAGTCGCGCCGGCGCACGGTGCTCGATCTGCTGGCCCGGTTGGGCGAGGTTGTCCGGCTCGGAGATGGGCGAACGCTGACCCGCGAGGAGCAGTCGTCACGCGAAGCCAAGATCCTCGAAGCGATCACCCTGCTCTGGCAGACCGAGGAGGTTCGGCCCCGCCGCCCGACGGTGCTGGACGAGGTGCAGACCGTCCTGTCCATCGTCGGCCCAAGCATCTTTCGGGCGACGCCGGTGATCCACCGCGAGCTGCGGCGCGCGTTTGGCGAGCGCTATCCGCACGTCCAGTTGCGAGCCGGACGGGTCGTCGAGGTGCATTCGTGGGTCGGTGGCGACCGCGACGGCAACCCGAACGTCACGCCAGAGGTGACGCGCCAGACCATTGGCCGGCATCGTTCGGTGGCGCTCACCGGCTACCTCCGTCGCGTCGAGCAGATCGGGCACGAGCTGAGCGTCGCCTCCACACGGGCGCTCATCTCCCACGATCTGGCGAACTCGCTGCGGGCCGACGCCGACGTGATGCCTGAGCTGGCGGCCGAGCTGGAGCGCCGCGCCCAGATCGAGCCGTACCGCCAGAAGCTCGGCTTCATCGAGGAGCGGCTCCGGCGGACCCAGGCGACGGCGTGGGATCTGCCGGTGCCGCCGCCAGGAGCGTACGCCAACGTCGACGAGCTGATCGCCGACGTGGAGTTGATCCGCGAGAGCCTGCGACGGGCGCATGCGGGACGATTGGCCGATGGTGCGCTGGCCGATCTCCTGACCTGCGCGCGGACGTTCGGTTTCCACTTCGCGGCGCTGGAGATCCGCCAGCACAGCGACCGCCACGAGCAGGCGCTGACCGAGATGCTGGCCGCCTGCGGCCTGGCCGACGCCTACGGCAGCCTGCCCGAAGCTGAGAAGGTCAGGCTGCTCAGCCGTCTGCTGGAAGAGGCCCGCCCGCTGCCGGTCAGCATCGCGAAGCTGAGCGCGGCGAGCCGCGAAACGGTCGCCGTCCTCGGAGTCGTTCGCGAGATCCAGGAGCGGCTGGGTCGTGACGCCTGCCCCACCTACATCGTCTCGATGACCCACGAGCCGAGCGACCTGCTCGAAGTGCTGGTGCTGGCGCAGCAGGTCGGGATCTACCCGCCGGGCGCGAACGAGGCCGGCCTGGCGGTGCGCGTGGTCCCCCTCTTCGAGACGGTCCATGAGCTGGCCCGCGCCGACGAGATCATGCAGTCGTTGCTGACCTCGCCGCCGTTTCGGCGGAACCTCGCGGCGTGGAACGACGAGCAGGAGATCATGCTCGGCTACTCCGACAGCAACAAGGACGGCGGCTCGGTCGCCTCAAGCTGGCAGCTCTACGCCGCCCAGCAGGCCCTGGCAGCCCTTTCGGCCCGCCACGCGGTCCGCTTCGTGATCTTCCAGGGGCGGGGCGGGGCCATCGGGCGGGGCGGCGGACCGATGCAGCGCGCCATCCTGTCCCAGCCGCTCGGCGCGGCCGGCGGACGGTTCAAGGTGACCGAGCAGGGCGAGGTCGTCTACGCCCGCTACGCGAACCAGCATATCGCCCGTCGCCACCTGGAGCAGATGGTCGGCGCGGTCATCCGGGCCTCGCTGGACCCGGCCGCGCGGGCCGGGCAGGCACCTGCCGATCCGACCTGGGCCACGCTGATGGACGGCATCGCGGAGCGCGGCCGGCAGGTTTACCGCGCGCTGGTCTACGAGTCGCCCCACCTGCTGCCGTTCTTCCGCGAGGCCACGCCCATCGACGTGCTCTCGCAACTGACGGTGGGCTCGCGCCCGGTCAGCCGGGGCAGCCGGGGCAATATCGACGACCTTCGTGCGATCCCCTGGGTCTTCTCCTGGACCCAGAATCGCAGCAACCTGCCGGGCTGGTACGGCCTCGGAACGGCGCTGGCAGAGGTGGCGGCCGAGCCGGGCGGCTCCGAATTGCTGGCAGAGCTGTACCGCCGCTGGCCGTACTTCCGCTCGCTGATCGACAACACTCAGATCAGCCTGGGCGTCGCGTCGCCGCCGGTCACGCGCCTGTACGCGCAACTCGTGGCTGACCCCAAGGCCCGGAACTCGGTGCTCGCCGCCATCGAGCGCGAGTTCGACCTGACGCTGCGCTACGTCTTGCTGGCGTCGGCGCAGGATCGGTTGCTGGAGCGCGCGCCGGTCCTGCGCCGCTCGATTGCCCTGCGCAACCCGTATGTGGACCCGATCCACTGCGTGCAGGTCGAGCAGTTGCGGCAGTGGCGCGCTGATGGCAGCCGCACGGACGATCCTCGCCTGCGGACGCTGCTCCAGACCGTCAACGGGATCGCCGCCGGCCTCCAGAACACCGGGTGA
- the infA gene encoding translation initiation factor IF-1, translated as MAKGTAVEVEGTVTEALPNATFRVEMDNGHMVLAHVSGKMRKFFIRILAGDRVKMELSPYDLTRGRITYRFK; from the coding sequence ATGGCGAAAGGCACCGCGGTAGAGGTTGAAGGCACCGTCACTGAGGCGCTGCCGAATGCGACGTTCCGCGTCGAGATGGACAACGGTCACATGGTGCTGGCGCACGTCAGCGGCAAGATGCGGAAGTTCTTTATTCGCATCCTGGCGGGCGACCGCGTCAAGATGGAGCTGTCCCCCTACGACCTGACGCGCGGTCGGATCACCTACCGCTTCAAGTAG
- a CDS encoding YbaK/EbsC family protein: protein MKPSVKRVADALHAAGIDAEIRQTPASTRTAEEAAAAVGATVPRIVKSLVFLADGEPILALVSGSNRLDTARLGAALGKSIARADAATVRAATGFAIGGVPPLGHTTPLPVIIDRDLTTFDVVWAAAGTPNAVFPVAPAELVRATGGTVLDLKVEADA, encoded by the coding sequence GTGAAACCGTCCGTCAAGCGCGTTGCCGATGCCCTGCACGCCGCCGGTATCGACGCCGAGATTCGCCAGACCCCCGCCAGCACGCGGACCGCCGAGGAGGCCGCCGCGGCGGTCGGCGCCACCGTCCCGAGAATCGTCAAGTCGCTGGTCTTCCTGGCCGATGGCGAGCCGATCCTGGCGCTGGTCTCGGGGTCCAATCGCCTGGATACTGCTCGACTCGGCGCGGCGCTCGGCAAGAGCATCGCGCGGGCCGACGCCGCCACCGTCCGCGCGGCGACCGGGTTCGCCATCGGCGGCGTGCCGCCGCTCGGGCACACCACCCCGCTGCCGGTCATCATCGACCGCGACCTGACGACGTTCGATGTCGTCTGGGCGGCGGCCGGCACGCCAAACGCCGTCTTTCCCGTCGCGCCGGCCGAGCTGGTCCGGGCCACTGGCGGCACGGTCCTCGACCTCAAAGTCGAGGCCGACGCCTGA
- a CDS encoding molybdopterin molybdotransferase MoeA, with protein sequence MHGGAVKELFNVLTTRDAFAKLEAYLHGPVAVERVRTEDALGRVLAESLDAPGRLPTFRRSTMDGFAVRAEDTFGASEGLPAYLTIVDEVLMGRPARRSPELGETVRIATGGMLPDGADAVVMMEHTQDVDATTIEVLRPVAPGEHVIQIGEDVETGVRLLDAGHALRPQDVGGLLALGITEVGVSKRLRVGIISGGDEIVSPDRQPGPGQIRDINTYTIATLVERAGHTPVKFGVVPDVYEALETAAREALPQVDVLILSAGSSVSTRDMTAQVIASLGTPGVLVHGVSLKPGKPTILAMIGDKPVFGLPGNPVSCMVTFDLFVGPTLHRLAGRTDPEFRQTVSARLTRNVASAPGREDYFQVRLDHRPDGIWAEPVFGKSNLIYTLVKSDGMVRIDLDTSGLTEGQWVQVILF encoded by the coding sequence ATGCACGGCGGAGCCGTCAAAGAACTGTTCAACGTCCTGACCACTCGCGACGCGTTCGCGAAGCTCGAGGCGTACCTTCACGGGCCGGTCGCCGTCGAGCGGGTGCGGACGGAAGACGCACTGGGGCGCGTACTGGCCGAGAGCCTGGACGCGCCCGGCCGCCTGCCGACGTTCCGCCGGTCGACGATGGACGGCTTCGCGGTGCGGGCCGAAGATACGTTCGGCGCGAGCGAAGGGCTGCCGGCCTACCTGACCATCGTGGACGAGGTGCTGATGGGTCGGCCGGCTCGGCGCAGCCCTGAGCTGGGCGAGACGGTGCGGATCGCGACCGGCGGCATGCTCCCAGACGGCGCGGACGCCGTCGTGATGATGGAGCACACCCAGGACGTGGACGCCACCACCATCGAGGTGCTGCGGCCCGTCGCGCCCGGCGAGCACGTCATCCAGATCGGCGAGGATGTGGAGACGGGCGTCCGCCTGCTCGACGCCGGCCACGCGCTCCGGCCCCAGGACGTGGGCGGTCTGCTGGCGCTCGGCATCACCGAGGTCGGCGTCTCGAAGCGGCTGCGCGTCGGCATCATCTCCGGCGGCGATGAGATCGTGTCGCCAGACCGGCAGCCCGGTCCCGGCCAGATCCGCGACATCAACACCTACACCATTGCCACGCTGGTCGAGCGGGCCGGCCACACGCCGGTGAAGTTCGGCGTCGTGCCGGACGTCTACGAGGCGCTGGAGACGGCCGCCCGCGAGGCGCTGCCCCAGGTGGACGTGCTGATCCTCTCCGCTGGCAGCTCGGTCAGCACCCGCGACATGACGGCCCAGGTGATCGCCTCACTCGGCACGCCGGGCGTGCTGGTGCATGGGGTCTCGCTCAAGCCCGGCAAGCCGACCATCCTGGCGATGATCGGCGACAAACCGGTCTTTGGCCTGCCCGGCAATCCGGTCAGCTGCATGGTCACGTTCGACCTGTTCGTTGGCCCGACGTTGCACCGGCTGGCCGGCCGCACCGATCCGGAGTTCCGCCAGACGGTGTCGGCGCGGCTGACCCGCAACGTCGCCTCGGCGCCCGGCCGCGAGGACTACTTCCAGGTTCGGCTCGACCACCGCCCAGACGGGATCTGGGCCGAGCCGGTTTTCGGCAAGTCAAACCTGATCTACACCCTGGTCAAATCGGACGGCATGGTCCGCATCGACCTCGACACCAGCGGCCTGACCGAGGGGCAGTGGGTGCAGGTCATCCTGTTCTAA
- a CDS encoding molybdopterin biosynthesis protein, which produces MPRKVYLEDIPLDEARRRYDEALAAAGALQPIESERVPVGDALGRVTASPVWAALSNPHYHGAAMDGAAVRAEDTRGASEATPIRLKLGPEAEWVDTGDPLPDGMNAVIMVEHIHSHGSEIEIMAPVAPWQHVRSMGEDIVATELVLPEGKVLAAVDLGAAAACGHPYLNVRRKPRVAIFPTGTELVEPGTNVKPGDIVEFNSLMLAGQIAEWGGEPHRQGITADKYELLKERISAALDTHDIVLVNAGSSAGSEDFTARIVSELGQVVVHGCAIRPGHPIILGVARGKPIIGIPGYPVSAVLTCELFVKPLIYRLLGASAPTRPKATATITRKILSPMGEDEFLRVKLGRVNGRLIATPLQRGAGVTMSLVRADGIALVPRLSEGLQAGAEVEVELLRDPAEIDRTIVAIGSHDLTLDLLSSELSKAHTGLSLSSSNVGSLGGLIALQRGEAHLAGSHLLDEDSGEYNVSYVRRYLPETPVVLVNLVYRDQGLIVPKGNPKALGGLDDLLRPDVQFVNRQRGAGTRVLLDYRLKQMGAAPALIQGYRREEYTHLAVAAAVSGGSADTGLGILAAARALHLDFVPLMKERYDLVIPRPVYESGLLDPLLALIRGAAFREQVAALGGYDVSQMGEVVAEIG; this is translated from the coding sequence ATGCCACGCAAGGTCTATCTCGAAGATATCCCGCTGGACGAGGCCCGTCGGCGCTACGACGAGGCGCTGGCGGCAGCCGGTGCGCTGCAGCCTATCGAGAGCGAGCGGGTGCCGGTTGGCGACGCGCTGGGACGCGTCACAGCGTCGCCGGTCTGGGCGGCCCTCTCCAACCCGCACTACCACGGCGCGGCGATGGACGGCGCGGCGGTCCGTGCCGAGGACACGCGAGGCGCGTCCGAGGCCACGCCGATCCGTCTGAAGCTCGGCCCGGAGGCCGAGTGGGTGGACACCGGCGACCCGCTGCCGGACGGCATGAACGCCGTCATCATGGTCGAGCACATCCACTCGCACGGCAGCGAGATCGAGATCATGGCTCCCGTCGCGCCCTGGCAGCATGTCCGCTCGATGGGCGAGGATATCGTCGCCACCGAGCTGGTGCTCCCCGAGGGCAAGGTGCTCGCGGCCGTCGATCTCGGGGCGGCTGCCGCCTGCGGACATCCGTACCTGAACGTGCGACGCAAACCACGGGTCGCGATCTTCCCCACTGGCACCGAGCTGGTCGAGCCGGGCACGAACGTCAAGCCGGGCGACATCGTCGAGTTCAACTCGCTGATGCTGGCCGGCCAGATCGCCGAGTGGGGCGGCGAGCCGCACCGCCAGGGCATCACGGCCGACAAGTACGAACTGCTCAAAGAGCGCATCTCGGCGGCGCTGGACACCCACGACATCGTGCTGGTCAACGCCGGCTCGTCGGCCGGCTCCGAGGACTTCACCGCCCGGATCGTGAGCGAGCTGGGGCAGGTGGTTGTCCATGGCTGCGCGATCCGGCCCGGCCACCCGATCATTCTCGGGGTGGCGCGCGGCAAGCCGATCATCGGCATCCCTGGCTACCCGGTCTCGGCCGTCCTGACCTGCGAGCTGTTCGTCAAACCGCTGATCTACCGACTGCTCGGCGCGAGCGCCCCGACCCGCCCGAAGGCGACGGCGACCATCACCCGCAAGATCCTCTCCCCAATGGGTGAGGACGAGTTCCTGCGCGTCAAGCTGGGCCGCGTCAACGGACGGCTGATCGCCACGCCGTTGCAGCGGGGCGCGGGCGTCACTATGTCGCTGGTGCGCGCGGACGGGATCGCCTTGGTCCCGCGCCTGTCGGAGGGGCTCCAGGCCGGCGCCGAGGTCGAGGTCGAGCTGCTGCGCGACCCGGCCGAGATCGACCGGACCATCGTCGCCATCGGCAGCCACGACCTGACCCTCGATCTTCTGTCGAGCGAGCTGAGCAAGGCCCACACTGGCCTCAGCCTGTCCTCGTCGAATGTCGGCAGCCTGGGCGGCCTGATCGCCCTGCAGCGCGGCGAGGCGCACCTGGCAGGATCGCATCTGCTGGACGAGGACAGCGGCGAGTACAACGTCTCCTACGTCAGGCGCTACCTGCCCGAGACGCCGGTCGTGCTGGTCAACCTCGTCTACCGTGACCAGGGGCTGATCGTGCCGAAGGGGAACCCCAAGGCGCTCGGCGGCCTGGACGATCTCCTGCGGCCAGACGTCCAGTTCGTCAACCGGCAGCGTGGGGCCGGCACCCGCGTGCTGCTGGACTACCGTCTCAAGCAGATGGGGGCGGCGCCGGCCCTGATCCAGGGCTACCGCCGCGAGGAGTACACCCACCTGGCCGTGGCCGCAGCCGTATCGGGCGGCTCGGCGGACACCGGCCTGGGCATCCTGGCGGCGGCTCGCGCGCTGCATCTTGACTTCGTGCCGCTCATGAAGGAGCGCTACGACCTCGTCATCCCCAGGCCCGTCTACGAGTCGGGCCTGCTCGACCCGCTGCTCGCGCTGATTCGCGGGGCGGCCTTCCGCGAGCAGGTGGCAGCGCTGGGCGGCTACGATGTCTCCCAGATGGGCGAGGTGGTCGCCGAGATCGGGTAG